A DNA window from Christiangramia salexigens contains the following coding sequences:
- a CDS encoding sugar transferase: MYISFIKPAADFTVSLISLIILSPVLIMVIILLAIANKGKPFFFQDRPGKFGKNFKIVKFKTMTDEKNRSGDLLPDAERLTAIGNLVRKTSIDEIPQLINVLKGDMSIVGPRPLLPQYLQLYNSHQARRHDVKPGITGWAQVNGRNAISWTQKFDYDVWYVDNISFSLDVKILFKTVKKVLISEGINTDNMATTEPFNGNN, encoded by the coding sequence ATGTATATATCATTTATCAAACCAGCAGCGGATTTTACTGTTTCTCTGATTAGCTTAATAATTTTGAGTCCAGTGCTTATTATGGTGATAATATTGTTGGCTATTGCAAATAAGGGTAAACCATTTTTTTTTCAGGATAGGCCCGGCAAGTTCGGTAAGAATTTTAAAATTGTTAAATTTAAAACGATGACCGATGAGAAAAATCGTAGTGGCGACTTGTTGCCGGACGCAGAGAGATTAACTGCTATAGGAAATTTAGTCAGGAAGACGTCTATAGATGAAATTCCTCAATTGATAAATGTTTTAAAGGGAGATATGAGCATTGTTGGTCCCAGACCATTATTGCCTCAATATCTACAATTATATAATTCTCATCAAGCCAGGCGACATGATGTTAAACCAGGTATCACTGGTTGGGCTCAGGTAAACGGAAGGAATGCGATTAGCTGGACGCAGAAGTTTGATTATGATGTGTGGTATGTTGATAATATTTCCTTCAGCCTTGATGTTAAGATATTATTTAAAACAGTAAAGAAGGTACTTATCTCTGAAGGTATAAATACTGATAATATGGCAACTACAGAACCTTTTAACGGTAATAATTAA
- a CDS encoding HAD family hydrolase yields the protein MNFSNKKVIFWDFDGVIISSEEIRIYGFKEVLKDYPKKQVEQLLEFHKKNGGLSRYVKFRYFFEDVRGEEVSEPIINNLAMQFSKIMLDNLTSRELLIADTYNFISNQYQNFEMHIVSGSDEKELRELCSQLGLVNFFDLIYGSPTPKTSLVAQIILDKNYEPQDCVLIGDSINDYEAAKINGVDFIGFNNIHLKERGLSYIEGFE from the coding sequence ATGAATTTTTCGAATAAAAAAGTAATATTCTGGGATTTTGACGGAGTGATCATAAGTTCAGAAGAAATCAGAATTTATGGCTTTAAAGAAGTTTTGAAAGATTATCCAAAGAAACAAGTTGAACAATTACTTGAATTTCATAAGAAAAATGGAGGGTTGTCACGATATGTGAAATTTCGCTATTTTTTTGAAGATGTTCGGGGAGAAGAGGTTTCTGAACCAATCATCAATAACCTTGCAATGCAGTTTTCAAAAATAATGTTGGATAATTTGACTTCAAGAGAATTGTTAATTGCAGACACCTATAATTTTATAAGTAACCAATATCAGAATTTTGAAATGCATATTGTGTCTGGATCTGATGAAAAAGAGCTTCGGGAATTATGTAGTCAACTTGGTTTAGTCAATTTCTTTGATCTAATCTACGGCTCTCCTACACCCAAAACAAGCCTTGTAGCGCAGATTATCCTGGATAAAAATTATGAACCTCAAGATTGCGTGTTAATTGGGGATTCAATAAATGATTATGAAGCAGCTAAAATCAATGGCGTTGATTTTATAGGATTTAATAATATCCACTTGAAAGAGAGGGGATTAAGCTATATAGAAGGGTTTGAATAA
- a CDS encoding polysaccharide biosynthesis/export family protein, protein MKFMIRILSCLLLSLTLFSCATRDEVVYFQKAEDIQGMENLQSYEPIIEKNDVLNIRVSSRNEEVVKPFKMNLDSQQSGGGGNQNPSLMGYLVDPKGNIQFPVLGQIHVAGKKRTELEQDLQSQIRTMVTDAVVSIRITNFKVTVLGEVGNPGRVDVEDGRITLPELFASVGDINYQGKRENILVIRETNGVKTMGRVDITDSNVFKNPFYYLKQNDIVYVEPTYKQMKSAGFFSSYAGIFSLIGSVSGVILLLTSISK, encoded by the coding sequence ATGAAATTTATGATTAGAATTCTAAGTTGCCTCTTACTTAGCCTTACTTTATTTAGTTGTGCAACAAGAGATGAAGTGGTTTATTTTCAAAAAGCTGAGGATATCCAAGGAATGGAAAATCTCCAATCCTATGAGCCAATAATTGAAAAAAATGATGTTCTTAATATTCGAGTTTCGTCGAGGAATGAAGAGGTAGTAAAGCCCTTTAAAATGAATTTAGACAGTCAACAATCAGGGGGAGGAGGAAATCAAAATCCATCTTTAATGGGTTATTTGGTGGATCCAAAAGGGAATATTCAATTTCCGGTTTTAGGCCAAATTCATGTTGCAGGCAAAAAAAGAACAGAGTTAGAACAGGATTTACAATCTCAAATTCGAACGATGGTAACTGATGCGGTGGTAAGTATTAGAATAACCAATTTTAAAGTTACGGTATTAGGTGAGGTAGGTAATCCTGGAAGAGTAGATGTAGAGGATGGTAGAATAACCTTACCTGAATTGTTTGCTTCAGTAGGAGATATAAATTATCAAGGGAAAAGGGAGAATATTTTGGTGATACGTGAAACTAATGGGGTAAAAACCATGGGGAGGGTGGATATTACCGATTCAAATGTTTTTAAAAACCCTTTCTATTATTTAAAACAAAATGATATTGTTTATGTTGAACCTACCTATAAACAGATGAAATCCGCTGGATTCTTTAGTAGTTATGCCGGAATTTTTTCTCTTATCGGTTCTGTTTCCGGGGTAATTCTCCTACTTACAAGCATTTCAAAATAA
- a CDS encoding glycosyltransferase family 4 protein: MEKLIRITTIPLSLEKLLEGQLTFMNDHYEVVAVSAEENRLEQYGRDNGVKTFWVDMTRAITPFKDLKALFKLTRYLRTEKPLIIHSHTPKAGIIGMLAGKIAGVPIRLHTVAGLPLLETSGSKRKILDWVEKFTYSLATRVYPNSFKLKDIILDLEYAEEEKLKVLGKGSSNGIDTRYFDPNKHSPEEKLQLKKKLGIPENDFTFIFVGRLVKEKGINELVHAFVKLQKIKSNISLLLVGPFEQELDPLSSEVVDMIKSHQKIYTTGYQKDVRPFFSISDVLTFPSYREGFPNVVMQANAMNLPAIVSDINGCNEIIAEGENGMIIPVKDEKALEETMTYFLNNPEFKTKLTQNARKLIQSKYERTQFWQILLKEYKDLEALHKHD, translated from the coding sequence ATGGAGAAATTAATCAGAATCACGACAATTCCGCTATCACTTGAAAAGCTTCTCGAAGGCCAGCTCACCTTTATGAATGACCACTATGAAGTTGTTGCGGTATCAGCAGAAGAAAATAGACTTGAACAATATGGAAGGGATAATGGGGTAAAAACATTTTGGGTGGATATGACCAGGGCAATTACTCCATTTAAAGACTTAAAAGCCCTATTTAAACTTACGAGATATCTCCGTACGGAAAAACCACTTATTATTCATTCTCATACGCCTAAGGCAGGAATTATCGGGATGTTAGCGGGTAAGATTGCGGGAGTTCCTATTAGACTTCATACTGTTGCTGGCTTACCATTACTGGAAACTTCAGGTTCTAAAAGAAAAATTTTAGATTGGGTAGAGAAATTCACTTATAGCCTGGCAACCAGGGTTTATCCAAATTCATTTAAATTGAAAGATATAATTCTTGATCTTGAATATGCTGAAGAAGAAAAATTGAAGGTATTGGGTAAAGGTAGTTCTAATGGGATAGATACCCGATATTTTGATCCAAATAAACACTCACCTGAAGAAAAACTTCAACTCAAAAAAAAACTCGGTATACCTGAAAATGATTTTACTTTTATTTTTGTTGGTCGGCTTGTAAAAGAGAAAGGAATTAATGAATTAGTTCATGCCTTTGTGAAACTTCAAAAGATAAAATCTAATATATCATTACTTTTGGTCGGGCCATTCGAGCAAGAACTTGACCCTTTAAGTTCTGAAGTAGTTGATATGATTAAATCTCATCAAAAAATTTATACTACGGGTTACCAAAAGGACGTGAGGCCTTTTTTTTCAATTTCAGATGTGCTTACATTTCCTAGTTATCGCGAAGGTTTCCCCAATGTTGTAATGCAGGCTAATGCGATGAATCTACCTGCTATTGTATCGGATATTAATGGATGTAATGAAATAATTGCAGAAGGCGAAAACGGAATGATTATTCCGGTAAAGGATGAAAAAGCTCTTGAAGAAACAATGACCTATTTTCTGAATAATCCTGAATTCAAAACCAAATTGACTCAGAACGCCAGAAAATTGATTCAATCAAAATACGAAAGAACTCAATTTTGGCAAATACTGTTAAAAGAATACAAAGATTTAGAAGCCCTTCATAAACATGATTAA
- a CDS encoding polysaccharide biosynthesis protein, which yields MGKINNALKNILTGPDNALDIRNLKYLPRWAVLLIDIGIVTISTILTIIILLDLSPFQYSLLGTFDKAVLTVSTNIVFFYVFKTYAGIIRYSSNIDALKLLLATISSFITLLVINYASLLILDEKIFLVGGLLINLWISFSLLFLFRLGVKQVYEYFKIAQKSESLINAIILGVDENAISIAGALEIEHPKRFRIVGFLTQGSHKSLRILDKPVLQHNTKIHKEVKSLGADAIIFSENTFTPEEKFKLVEECLEHDIAVYNAPLVSSWNDNKPIGENIKTLQIEDLLEREPIQLEVQNKIEQLTNRTILVTGAAGSIGSEIVRQVAEYNPKRLIILDQAETPLHNLQLEIESKFPDLNFKVIICDVGNKKRLDLMFENYNIDVVYHAAAYKHVPLMESNPHEAIFVNILGTKNLADLAVKNKVGHFVMVSTDKAVNPSNVMGASKRAAEMYVQSLYHEQIKLGISNTKFITTRFGNVLGSNGSVVPLFKKQIERGGPVTITHPDIIRYFMTIPEACQLVLEAGAMGKGGEIFVFDMGEPVKIMDLAIKMIKLAGYQPNKHIKVRITGLRPGEKLYEELLNDECKTLPTHHKKIMIGQDVVRDYEMINDKIDKIIKSANKLKNDKVVAKLKDLIPEFKSNNSLYERLDSVAELKKE from the coding sequence ATGGGGAAAATTAATAACGCCCTAAAAAATATTCTTACCGGTCCTGATAATGCTTTGGATATAAGGAATTTAAAATATCTTCCGCGTTGGGCTGTTCTACTAATAGATATTGGGATAGTAACTATATCTACTATTCTCACAATTATAATTCTTTTAGACCTTTCGCCTTTTCAGTATTCGCTTTTAGGCACCTTTGATAAGGCTGTCTTAACAGTTTCTACCAATATTGTTTTCTTTTATGTTTTTAAAACTTATGCAGGTATCATTAGATATTCATCTAATATTGATGCTCTGAAATTATTACTTGCTACTATAAGTTCATTTATCACTTTACTTGTTATTAACTATGCAAGTCTTTTAATTCTAGATGAAAAAATATTTTTAGTTGGGGGGTTATTGATCAATCTGTGGATTTCTTTCTCGCTTTTATTTCTTTTTAGACTTGGAGTAAAGCAAGTTTATGAATATTTCAAAATAGCGCAGAAAAGTGAATCTTTAATAAATGCAATAATATTAGGAGTAGATGAAAACGCTATCTCTATAGCAGGGGCTCTGGAGATTGAGCACCCTAAAAGATTCAGAATAGTTGGGTTTTTAACTCAGGGATCACATAAAAGCTTAAGGATTTTAGATAAACCTGTATTACAACATAACACCAAGATTCACAAAGAGGTTAAGTCACTAGGTGCAGATGCCATTATCTTTTCTGAAAATACTTTTACGCCGGAAGAGAAATTTAAATTGGTAGAAGAATGCTTAGAGCATGATATTGCCGTTTATAACGCACCCTTAGTTTCTTCATGGAATGATAATAAGCCTATTGGAGAGAATATTAAAACTCTCCAAATTGAAGACCTATTGGAAAGAGAGCCCATTCAACTTGAGGTTCAAAATAAAATTGAGCAATTAACCAATAGAACTATTCTGGTTACTGGTGCTGCAGGATCAATTGGTAGTGAAATAGTAAGGCAGGTAGCTGAATATAATCCAAAAAGGCTAATAATATTAGATCAGGCGGAAACTCCGTTACATAATTTACAATTAGAAATTGAGTCAAAATTTCCTGATCTAAATTTCAAGGTTATAATTTGTGATGTAGGGAATAAAAAGCGTCTTGATTTAATGTTTGAAAATTACAATATAGACGTGGTATATCATGCTGCTGCTTACAAGCATGTTCCATTGATGGAGAGCAATCCTCATGAAGCTATTTTTGTAAACATTTTAGGGACTAAGAATCTTGCAGATCTTGCTGTAAAAAATAAAGTAGGCCATTTTGTAATGGTATCTACAGATAAGGCTGTTAATCCAAGCAATGTCATGGGGGCGTCAAAAAGGGCTGCCGAAATGTATGTTCAGTCACTTTATCATGAGCAAATAAAATTAGGAATTAGTAATACTAAATTCATTACAACCAGATTCGGAAATGTATTAGGCTCTAATGGGTCTGTTGTACCATTGTTTAAAAAACAAATTGAGAGAGGTGGTCCTGTAACAATAACCCACCCTGATATCATCAGGTATTTCATGACAATACCGGAGGCTTGTCAGTTGGTACTTGAAGCAGGAGCCATGGGGAAAGGTGGTGAAATTTTCGTTTTTGATATGGGAGAGCCCGTAAAAATTATGGATTTAGCTATTAAAATGATTAAACTTGCCGGCTATCAACCTAACAAGCATATTAAAGTACGTATTACCGGGCTTAGGCCAGGAGAAAAGCTTTATGAGGAGTTATTAAATGATGAATGTAAAACGTTGCCAACACATCATAAGAAAATAATGATCGGTCAGGATGTTGTAAGAGATTATGAAATGATCAATGACAAGATCGATAAAATAATTAAATCAGCAAACAAGCTCAAGAACGATAAGGTCGTAGCAAAATTAAAAGATTTGATTCCAGAGTTCAAAAGTAATAATTCACTTTACGAACGTTTGGACAGTGTAGCCGAATTGAAAAAAGAATAA
- a CDS encoding DegT/DnrJ/EryC1/StrS family aminotransferase translates to MTKDKIWLSSPHMGGTEIKYINDAFDNNWIAPLGPNVTGFEADIKSYLLGQEDPSIEVAALSSGTAALHLALILLGVKQGDEVICQSMTFAASANPIVYQGATPVFVDSESETLNICPVQLEEAIKERITKGKKPKAIIAVHLYGMPYKVDDIHKISEKYEIPVIEDSAEALGSHYKGKQCGTFGDLAILSFNGNKIITTSGGGALVTRKPGLKKEAIFLATQARDEAPHYQHSQIGYNYRLSNISAGIGRGQMEVLDKRVSGRRDMFQFYVNLFQNVNGVEVHSEPNDDYFSNHWLSIISVDENKTGGISREDIRKSLELENIECRPLWKPMHMQPVFKESPYYGTGIAETFFKNGLCLPSGSNLTDDDRFRIKKAILNCFNK, encoded by the coding sequence ATGACTAAAGATAAGATTTGGCTTTCCTCACCACATATGGGTGGGACTGAGATAAAATATATAAATGATGCATTTGATAACAACTGGATTGCTCCATTAGGTCCTAATGTTACAGGCTTCGAGGCGGATATAAAATCATATTTATTAGGGCAGGAAGATCCATCAATTGAAGTAGCTGCACTAAGCTCCGGAACAGCTGCACTACATCTAGCGTTAATATTATTGGGTGTGAAGCAAGGGGATGAGGTGATATGTCAGAGCATGACATTTGCTGCATCGGCAAATCCTATAGTTTATCAAGGTGCTACTCCAGTGTTTGTTGATAGTGAATCTGAAACTTTAAATATTTGTCCTGTTCAATTGGAAGAGGCAATTAAAGAGAGAATTACTAAAGGGAAAAAGCCAAAAGCTATAATCGCAGTTCACTTATATGGGATGCCCTATAAGGTCGATGATATTCATAAGATATCAGAGAAATATGAAATTCCGGTAATTGAAGACAGCGCGGAGGCATTAGGGAGTCATTATAAAGGTAAGCAATGTGGGACATTCGGTGACTTAGCGATATTGTCTTTTAATGGGAATAAAATAATTACGACTTCTGGAGGAGGTGCGTTGGTTACAAGAAAACCAGGATTGAAAAAAGAAGCAATATTTCTTGCAACTCAGGCCAGAGATGAAGCTCCTCATTATCAACATAGCCAAATAGGTTATAACTATAGATTAAGTAATATAAGTGCCGGTATAGGTCGGGGGCAGATGGAGGTCTTGGATAAAAGAGTGTCGGGAAGACGTGATATGTTTCAATTTTATGTAAATTTATTCCAAAATGTTAATGGAGTAGAAGTTCATAGTGAACCTAATGATGATTATTTTAGTAATCACTGGCTCTCGATTATAAGTGTGGATGAAAACAAAACAGGCGGTATAAGCAGAGAGGATATTAGAAAGAGTTTGGAACTAGAGAATATCGAATGCAGGCCATTATGGAAACCTATGCATATGCAACCGGTATTTAAGGAGAGCCCTTATTACGGCACGGGAATTGCCGAGACATTCTTTAAAAATGGTTTATGTTTGCCCAGTGGTTCGAATCTTACAGATGATGATAGATTTAGAATTAAAAAGGCAATATTGAATTGTTTTAATAAATAG
- a CDS encoding cytidylyltransferase domain-containing protein produces MSIGLFIPVRKGSERLKNKNTRKFSNFEGGLLEYKLTQLVNFDSVDEIIISTNDERCLEIITDFKDRIYNLKIDKRPDYLGATNTELSELIKYVPTISKCDNFLWSHVTSPFCHSQIYTSALQTFHQLEDFDSLMTGYAFQDFLWNKEENFIVNNKTKFEWPRTQDLEKNFVLNNAIFIANRENYLLGNRIGQNPYLMEMGKLESWDIDTEIDFKISEALKNEFFE; encoded by the coding sequence ATGAGTATAGGCTTATTTATACCGGTAAGAAAGGGTAGCGAAAGACTAAAAAATAAGAATACCCGAAAGTTTTCAAATTTTGAAGGAGGCTTGTTGGAATATAAGCTCACTCAACTAGTTAATTTTGACAGTGTAGATGAGATAATTATTTCAACAAATGATGAAAGGTGTTTAGAGATTATCACCGACTTTAAAGATAGGATCTATAATCTAAAAATAGATAAAAGGCCAGATTATCTTGGAGCGACTAATACTGAACTTTCGGAATTAATTAAGTATGTTCCAACGATTTCAAAATGTGATAATTTTTTATGGAGTCATGTTACTTCTCCATTTTGTCATAGCCAGATATATACTTCAGCTTTGCAGACATTCCATCAATTGGAAGATTTTGACTCATTAATGACGGGATATGCCTTTCAGGATTTTCTTTGGAATAAAGAAGAAAATTTTATAGTTAATAATAAAACTAAGTTTGAGTGGCCTAGAACTCAGGATTTAGAGAAGAACTTTGTTCTTAATAACGCTATTTTTATTGCTAATCGAGAAAATTATTTGTTAGGTAACCGAATTGGGCAAAATCCCTATTTAATGGAAATGGGTAAGTTAGAGTCTTGGGATATTGACACTGAAATTGATTTTAAAATTTCTGAAGCTTTAAAAAATGAATTTTTCGAATAA
- a CDS encoding glycosyltransferase family 29 protein: MNNILRHIYAVFLKFRSVKGFDPLKEFKGKRIAVIGAADTALSSEWGVLINNLDLVIRVNKAPHSWNPDMEKNIGKKTDILYHSFFENLESGGGAIDQDLYSKFGIKKIVNPNNNSLGQKAHLNFYKRHKKPIQTFILDQDISERITNEFEEGLPTIGFYALASVLMTQAEEIYISGFSFFKTPYYKGYRDHLLDEKRNKEHIKKQGLHDPDREFEVFKKLLRNSPAKKIILDPYLRNILSA; this comes from the coding sequence TTGAATAATATACTAAGGCATATTTACGCTGTTTTTTTAAAATTTCGTTCAGTAAAGGGATTTGATCCGTTAAAGGAATTTAAGGGGAAACGGATTGCCGTTATCGGTGCTGCAGATACAGCATTGTCATCCGAATGGGGGGTATTAATTAATAATTTAGACTTAGTAATTAGGGTTAATAAAGCACCACATAGCTGGAACCCGGATATGGAGAAAAATATTGGTAAAAAGACTGATATATTATACCATAGTTTCTTTGAAAATCTGGAAAGTGGTGGTGGAGCAATAGATCAAGATTTATATTCAAAATTCGGTATTAAGAAGATTGTAAATCCTAATAATAATTCTTTGGGCCAGAAGGCTCATTTGAATTTTTATAAAAGACATAAAAAACCTATTCAAACATTTATTTTAGATCAAGATATTTCAGAAAGAATCACTAATGAATTTGAAGAAGGACTTCCTACAATTGGATTTTATGCGCTGGCCAGTGTTTTGATGACGCAAGCTGAAGAAATATATATATCCGGATTTTCATTTTTTAAAACCCCTTATTATAAAGGTTATAGGGATCATCTTTTAGATGAGAAAAGAAACAAGGAACATATTAAAAAGCAGGGCTTACATGATCCTGATAGAGAATTTGAAGTTTTTAAGAAATTACTAAGAAATTCTCCTGCGAAAAAAATTATCTTGGACCCATATCTTAGAAATATCCTGTCTGCCTAA
- a CDS encoding acetyltransferase, giving the protein MIVYGASGHAKVIIDLIDSIGISSIDYVVDDNPDVTSILGYKVEHKLSGAMTTLDYIIAIGNNRIRQRLAGELEQKPCLPLVHPTAVVSTHSILDVGTVVMASSSVNPSVKIGKHCILNTGSLVEHDVELEDFVHISPGAVVAGNVKIGTGTHVGAGAVIIPGVNIGKWVTVGAGAVIIKDVPDNAVVVGNPGRIIKYNSNKDD; this is encoded by the coding sequence ATGATAGTCTACGGCGCAAGTGGTCATGCAAAAGTAATAATCGATCTTATTGATTCCATTGGAATAAGCTCTATCGATTATGTAGTCGATGATAATCCAGATGTCACCAGTATTTTGGGTTATAAAGTGGAGCATAAGCTCAGTGGAGCGATGACTACTTTAGATTATATAATTGCCATTGGAAATAACCGAATAAGACAAAGGCTTGCTGGTGAATTGGAGCAAAAACCATGTTTGCCATTGGTGCATCCTACTGCCGTTGTATCCACGCACTCAATACTGGATGTAGGTACAGTTGTGATGGCAAGTAGTTCTGTTAATCCATCGGTAAAAATTGGTAAACATTGTATTCTGAATACCGGCTCGTTAGTAGAACATGATGTTGAGTTAGAAGATTTTGTTCATATTTCACCTGGGGCTGTAGTTGCGGGTAATGTTAAAATTGGGACTGGGACACATGTTGGTGCAGGTGCTGTAATAATACCTGGAGTAAATATTGGAAAATGGGTAACCGTGGGAGCAGGTGCAGTTATTATCAAAGATGTCCCGGATAATGCCGTGGTGGTTGGTAATCCTGGACGAATTATAAAATATAATAGCAATAAAGATGACTAA
- a CDS encoding glycosyltransferase family 4 protein — protein sequence MKILYYSTSYYANHGGSIQSIEFFQHLKKYPDIEVSLFPDSQNDVIIKPKPESKFKSLLKKSGLFQVFSFYRRNGFYDQNLVERLKKFQPDVLIMQMDSNFLQILNIRKRFPNLIICAQINGSPFDEFYGNIAFKKWFVRKQRHSYETANLNFFISEFSRTRIMGDKLDLGRDKIIYNGTDIKKFFSIKDKTPLRQKLNYPLNKTVIGYIGTLDFHKKMIRLVEAFKVVAEAHPESELVIIGDGPAYGKIKSFIEKNGLTSKVQLKGWVLHDEVNEHLNCFDIAVHHYANHYMNPLKIFEYLAAGLPVIGPDIPSVRKLFKNNDDLVISANDNKNLAEELLMLIENDEFRNSLGSNEALLAKITQEFTWEAYTENILSEIKMKLN from the coding sequence ATGAAGATTCTTTATTACAGTACTTCTTATTATGCAAACCATGGGGGGAGTATTCAATCAATTGAATTTTTTCAGCATTTGAAAAAATATCCAGATATTGAGGTTTCACTATTCCCAGATTCTCAAAATGATGTTATAATAAAGCCTAAACCAGAAAGTAAATTCAAGAGTCTTTTAAAAAAGAGTGGCTTATTTCAGGTCTTCTCATTTTACCGTAGAAATGGCTTTTATGATCAAAATTTGGTTGAACGCTTAAAAAAGTTTCAACCAGATGTTCTTATTATGCAAATGGATTCAAACTTTCTGCAAATCCTGAATATCCGAAAAAGGTTCCCAAATTTAATAATATGTGCCCAAATCAATGGTTCTCCTTTTGATGAATTCTATGGTAATATAGCTTTCAAGAAATGGTTTGTTCGCAAACAACGGCATTCCTATGAAACCGCAAATCTTAATTTCTTTATTTCGGAATTTTCCAGAACTCGAATAATGGGTGATAAACTGGATTTAGGGCGTGACAAAATTATTTACAATGGAACCGATATCAAAAAATTCTTTAGTATTAAAGATAAAACGCCATTGCGTCAAAAGTTAAATTACCCGCTGAATAAAACAGTAATTGGATATATTGGAACACTGGACTTTCATAAAAAGATGATCAGGTTAGTAGAAGCTTTTAAGGTTGTGGCAGAAGCGCATCCTGAAAGTGAGTTAGTGATTATTGGAGACGGTCCTGCATATGGTAAAATTAAATCATTCATTGAGAAGAATGGTCTCACCAGCAAAGTTCAACTTAAAGGTTGGGTACTCCATGATGAAGTCAATGAGCATCTGAATTGTTTTGATATAGCAGTACATCATTATGCAAACCACTACATGAACCCGCTTAAAATATTTGAGTATCTGGCGGCTGGTTTACCAGTGATTGGTCCGGATATACCCTCAGTTAGAAAGCTTTTTAAAAATAATGATGATCTTGTTATATCAGCTAATGACAATAAGAACCTTGCTGAAGAACTTTTGATGTTGATAGAGAATGATGAGTTTAGGAATAGTCTAGGAAGTAATGAGGCTTTATTAGCAAAAATCACTCAGGAATTTACCTGGGAAGCTTATACAGAAAATATTCTGTCAGAAATAAAAATGAAATTGAATTAA